Sequence from the Aquimarina sp. Aq107 genome:
CGATTATGGGCGGTGAGTCAATTTCAAGAAGCATCTATAGCTTATAATTCATATGGTTATTTTAATTTGGATAAGAACCTTAATATAGAAATATTCAAACAATCTGTATTGGCGACTATCGAAAGATTCGAAATATTAAGAACTATTTTTAAGAAAGAAGAGTCTGGAGAGGTTAAACAGTATATAGTTCCTTTTGATAGTTTTGATTTTCAAATTCAAACATACAATAGTAAAGATGAAAATGATTATTGGCTTACCCTAATTCAAGAAGATATCTCTATAGAATTTGATTTAGAAAAAGGGCCATTGATTAGAGCAAAGTTGTTTGAACTATCAAAAGGAGGATTCATCTTCTATTACAATATGCATCATATCATTACCGATGATTGGTCAAATAAGGTTTTGGCAAAAGAAATTCAATCTCATTATGAAGCTTTATTAAGAAACGTCAATTTTAAGAAAAAACCACTCCATATTCAATATAAAGATTATGCAGTATGGCAGCTTAAAAATTTGAAAAGTGAGAAGTTTAAGGAACATCGGAATTATTGGAAACAGAAATTGTCTGGAGAACTATCTCGAATAGATTTAACGTCTAAGAAAGTAAGACCAAAATTTAAAACAAATAACGGGAAAAAGTTGAGGGTATTTTTGTCAGCTCCTCTAACTAGGGGTATTGATGAACTTACATTAGAAAATAATGGGAGTTTATTTATAAGTCTTCTCTCATTTATCAATGTAGCATTATATAAATATACTTCTCAATCTGATATTATTATTGGTACTCCTATTGAAGGAAGAAATCAGCTAGAATTGCTGGATCAAATAGGTTTTTTTGTTAATACGACTCCATTAAGAAATATTGTTGATCCTAGTGATAGCTTTCTTGATTTTTATGAAAAAGTTAAAAATTCTACTTTAGAATCATATAAGCATTCTTCATATCCATTTGATCAAATTGTAGATGCTTTAGGTTTGGATTATGATATGAGCCGGACTCCTATTTATGATGTCTCAATTACTTTACACGAAGAACAGAAGGGGAATAGTATTGGTGTGAAGAAGGAACCATCAACAATTATGGATATGGGGACAGTAAGTAGCAAAAATGATATAGAGTTTCATTTTCAAAAAGTAGCAGATCAAATTTTATTAGAACTTACCTATAATGAAGATGTTTATGACCAAAAATTAATGGAAGGGCTAGTCATTCATTTTCAACAATTGGTCAAAAATGTAATTGCAACCCCAAAAGAAACAATTAAACAATTAGATCTTCTGAATGAAAGTGAAAAGGAAGAGCTTTTATTTGAATTTAATGACACTAAATTAGAAATACCAGAAGACACATCTATTTTGGAATTGTTTAATAATCAAGTTTTAAAAAAACCTAATAATACAGCCGTATTTTTTGAAAACAAAACCTTGACATATAAAGAGTTGGATGAAATAACCAATCGACTTGGGAATTGTTTAATTGAGAAATATAAAGTTACAAAGGGAGATTTTGTAGGAGTTCATTTAGAGCGTAGCGAGTGGGCCATAATAGCTATTTTGGCTATTTTAAAATCTGGATGTGCATATGTTTTTATTGATCCAACTTATCCTGAAGGAAGAAAACAATTTATAGTAGAAGATGCAAATATAAATTTGATACTCGTAAGTTCTACCTATATGTTTGACATGGACTTTTATCCTCATTCACTTTTGACTTTGGATATAGAATTCTCAGAAGAAGATTACTCGATCGAAAGACCAAAGGTTTCCTTATCATCTGAAAACATAGGATATGTTATATATACATCAGGATCGACTGGGATTCCCAAAGGAGTAGAGATTACTCACAATAATTTGGTTTCCTCTATTTATGCAAGAAATAATTTTTATGATGGATTAAACTCTTACTTATTAGTTCCATCTTTTTCTTTTGATTCATCAGTTGCAGTTATTTGGGATTGTTTAACAAATGGAAGTACTCTTTATGTGGTTAGTGATTTTGATTTAAAAGATTTAACCTTTATCGAAAGCTTAATTATTCAGGAAAGAATTGAAGGAATTTTATGTGTTCCTTCTTATTATGAAATGATATTAAATCATTTCAGAAAGAAACCAGAATCAATGAAGCGAATTATTCTGGCAGGAGAATCTTTGAAAGAATATATTGTTCAGAAACATTATGATTTCTTACCATCTTGTAAACTGTATAATGAATATGGCCCAACAGAAAATACAGTATGGTCTACCGTGACAGAAATTGAAAAGGATGTAGAAGTCATTACAATTGGTTCACCGATTGCGAACACAGTTGTTTACATTCTTGATAAGCATGGAAAACTTGTTCCTAAAGGCGTAACAGGAGAAATCTATGTTTCAGGTAAAAATGTTGCGAAAGGGTATCTGAACCGTCCAGAATTAAACGATCAGAAATTTTTGTACAATAAAAGCATTAGCGAGGAAAGATTATACAAGACTGGTGATTTAGGACGTT
This genomic interval carries:
- a CDS encoding non-ribosomal peptide synthetase, with translation MEAITKVLLEFEEKKIKLEYKEDKLDIISYGGIIDKDIIDKVKFHKKEIIEHLKSNNETKRLHISPVSEKNCYPLSSQQFRLWAVSQFQEASIAYNSYGYFNLDKNLNIEIFKQSVLATIERFEILRTIFKKEESGEVKQYIVPFDSFDFQIQTYNSKDENDYWLTLIQEDISIEFDLEKGPLIRAKLFELSKGGFIFYYNMHHIITDDWSNKVLAKEIQSHYEALLRNVNFKKKPLHIQYKDYAVWQLKNLKSEKFKEHRNYWKQKLSGELSRIDLTSKKVRPKFKTNNGKKLRVFLSAPLTRGIDELTLENNGSLFISLLSFINVALYKYTSQSDIIIGTPIEGRNQLELLDQIGFFVNTTPLRNIVDPSDSFLDFYEKVKNSTLESYKHSSYPFDQIVDALGLDYDMSRTPIYDVSITLHEEQKGNSIGVKKEPSTIMDMGTVSSKNDIEFHFQKVADQILLELTYNEDVYDQKLMEGLVIHFQQLVKNVIATPKETIKQLDLLNESEKEELLFEFNDTKLEIPEDTSILELFNNQVLKKPNNTAVFFENKTLTYKELDEITNRLGNCLIEKYKVTKGDFVGVHLERSEWAIIAILAILKSGCAYVFIDPTYPEGRKQFIVEDANINLILVSSTYMFDMDFYPHSLLTLDIEFSEEDYSIERPKVSLSSENIGYVIYTSGSTGIPKGVEITHNNLVSSIYARNNFYDGLNSYLLVPSFSFDSSVAVIWDCLTNGSTLYVVSDFDLKDLTFIESLIIQERIEGILCVPSYYEMILNHFRKKPESMKRIILAGESLKEYIVQKHYDFLPSCKLYNEYGPTENTVWSTVTEIEKDVEVITIGSPIANTVVYILDKHGKLVPKGVTGEIYVSGKNVAKGYLNRPELNDQKFLYNKSISEERLYKTGDLGRWTQNGTIEFIGRDDDQVKINGYRIELGEIENKLLEIDGVDQSVVLINENGNVEKEIIAFIVLSDNNLTIPSLRKLLSENTLSYMLPNHIIEVDEMKLTHNGKIDKKGLLRYYRESYLGSKNIVSPRNELEVKLVEAWKEALGKSEIGIEDDFFEIGGTSLKLIEILMKLSKDGIKIEVQDFINNLTIKEIAALTSDKVLS